One part of the Chlamydiota bacterium genome encodes these proteins:
- a CDS encoding glycosyltransferase family 4 protein encodes MKILMLAPEPFFSVRGTPFSIRNRVRVLSELGHEVDLVTYHLGEDIAFPGLTIRRIPALPFIRHVRVGPSPAKLPLDLLLFWTAAACCARTRYDCVHTHEEAAAMGVALRVLLGIPHIYDMHSSLPEQLRNYNYPRLLPGLCARAARLFERCVLRHSDAVIAICPHLKEIALAAGARGRVDVVDNLPLGPDSCETDPADAARLRAELGPEGAVIALYTGTFEYNQGLEAIVRGIPRVAAACPDVVFVFVGGEPPQIEAIRALGERLGVGKRLILPGRKPPEEMPRWMAACDILLSYRQIGTNTPLKLYSYLRSGKPTVATDLLVHTQVLDRETAMLTEPTVEAFADGVAALARDPGLRNRLGANARRLAERRYSYRAHFERVRDLYAHVQALARAGSA; translated from the coding sequence ATGAAAATCCTGATGCTCGCACCCGAACCGTTTTTCAGCGTCCGCGGTACCCCGTTCAGCATCCGCAACCGTGTGCGGGTCCTCTCCGAACTCGGCCACGAGGTGGACCTCGTCACCTACCACCTCGGCGAGGATATCGCCTTCCCCGGTTTGACGATCCGCAGGATCCCGGCCCTGCCGTTCATACGCCACGTGCGGGTCGGCCCCTCCCCCGCGAAGCTCCCGCTCGACCTCCTGCTGTTCTGGACCGCCGCGGCGTGCTGCGCCCGCACGAGGTACGACTGCGTGCACACGCACGAGGAGGCGGCGGCGATGGGGGTGGCCCTCCGCGTCCTCCTCGGCATCCCCCACATCTACGACATGCACTCGAGTTTGCCCGAGCAGCTCCGCAACTACAACTACCCGCGTCTCCTCCCGGGCCTCTGCGCCCGGGCCGCCCGGCTCTTCGAGCGCTGCGTCCTCCGGCACTCCGACGCGGTGATCGCCATCTGCCCCCACCTGAAGGAGATCGCGCTCGCCGCGGGCGCGCGCGGGAGGGTGGACGTCGTCGACAACCTTCCGCTCGGCCCCGACTCCTGCGAGACCGACCCCGCCGACGCGGCGCGGCTCAGGGCCGAACTCGGGCCGGAGGGGGCGGTGATCGCCCTGTACACGGGCACCTTCGAGTACAACCAGGGGCTGGAGGCGATCGTGCGCGGGATCCCGCGCGTGGCCGCGGCCTGCCCGGACGTCGTCTTCGTCTTCGTCGGCGGCGAACCTCCGCAGATCGAGGCGATCCGGGCGCTCGGGGAACGGCTGGGCGTCGGGAAGCGCCTGATCCTCCCCGGCAGGAAGCCGCCGGAGGAGATGCCGCGCTGGATGGCCGCCTGCGACATCCTCCTCTCCTACCGGCAGATAGGCACCAACACGCCGCTCAAGCTCTACTCGTACCTCCGCTCGGGGAAGCCGACCGTCGCCACCGACCTGCTCGTCCACACCCAGGTCCTCGACCGGGAGACGGCGATGCTGACGGAGCCGACCGTGGAGGCGTTCGCCGACGGGGTCGCCGCGCTGGCGCGCGACCCGGGACTCCGCAACCGCCTCGGGGCGAACGCGCGCCGGCTCGCGGAGCGGCGCTACTCGTACCGGGCCCATTTCGAACGGGTGCGCGACCTGTACGCCCACGTGCAGGCCCTGGCGCGCGCGGGGAGCGCCTGA